GGGCTCCGTGGTTTACACAGATTATAAAGAGCTTCTTAAAGATGCAAGTATAGATGTAATTCATGTATGTACACCAAACATTTCCCATGCAGAGATTTCCATTGCGGCAATGGAGGCAGGCAAGCATGTAATGTGTGAAAAGCCGATGGCTAAGACCACAGCAGAAGCGCAAGCAATGATCGATGCTTCAAAACGAACTGGGAAGAAGCTGACCATCGGTTACCAAAACCGTTTCAGACCAGATTCAGCTTATCTGCATACGGTATGCGAGAATGATGGTCTTGGAGAGATTTATTATGCTAAAGCTAAGGCGATCCGTCGTCGTGCCGTTCCAACGTGGGGCGTGTTTCTGGACGAGGAAGCGCAAGGCGGAGGTCCATTGATTGATATCGGTACTCATGCCCTTGATTTGACTCTTTGGATGATGGATAACTACAAACCAAAATATGTTGTCGGTAACGCTTATCATAAGCTGTCCGGTCGTAAAAACGCTGCGAACGCTTGGGGCCCGTGGGATCCTGAGAAATTTACAGTTGAGGATTCCGCCATTGGATTCATTACTATGGAGAATGGAGCTAGCATCGTTCTCGAAGCAAGCTGGGCGCTGAATACCCTTGATGTTGGTGAAGCTAAAACTGTGCTTTGCGGTACTGAAGGTGGAGCGGATATGGAAAATGGTCTGCGCATTAACGGAGAAGAATACGGCAAGACATTCGAGAAGCATATCAGCCTGGAAGCCGGTGGCGTTGACTTTTATGATGGCGCGGGAGATGATCCTGCATTGACCGAGGCTACTCAGTGGATCGAAAGCATCGTCAATGACACCGAGCCTGTAGTGAAGCCAGAGCAGGCGCTCGTTGTTACCCGCATCTTGGAGGCTATTTATAAATCCTCTGAAACTGGCATGCCTGTATTTTTTGAAAAGTAAGAAAGTATAAGTTCCACGTTATACTTAATCCTTACTTTTCTACGAGAAACGGTTGTCATCTTCTAAGGATGACAACGGCGTTTCTTCTTGAATAAACAGTCAAGTTTAACGACATAGATAACTATGAACTAGGAGTGTGTCCAAAGTGACCAGAGTAACGGTATGGAATGAATTCCGCCATGAACGGCAGGAAGAGAGAATTCTCAAGGTCTATCCGCAAGGGATTCACGGACAATTGGCCAGCTTCCTTCAGGAAGCTGGACTGGACGCTCAGACAGCTACGCTGGATGAACCGGAGCATGGACTGACACAAGAAGTGCTGGATAACACAGATGTACTGATTTGGTGGGGACATGTTGCCCATCAAGAAGTTAGTGATGAGATTGTAAATCGTGTTCACCAAAGAGTACTTCAAGGCATGGGGCTAGTAGTGCTTCATTCGGGTCATATGTCCAAAATATTCATGAAGCTGATGGGCACCAGCTGTGATCTAAAGTGGCGTGAAGCAGGGGAGAAGGAGCGACTTTGGGTTATGGACCCAAGTCACCCGATTGCTGAGGGCATTGGCGAATATATCGATTTGGAGCAAGAGGAAATGTACGGA
This genomic stretch from Paenibacillus sp. FSL H7-0737 harbors:
- a CDS encoding Gfo/Idh/MocA family protein, translating into MTLTVGIIGCGGIANGKHMPALSKVEGARMVAFCDIVPERAEKAKAEFGDEGSVVYTDYKELLKDASIDVIHVCTPNISHAEISIAAMEAGKHVMCEKPMAKTTAEAQAMIDASKRTGKKLTIGYQNRFRPDSAYLHTVCENDGLGEIYYAKAKAIRRRAVPTWGVFLDEEAQGGGPLIDIGTHALDLTLWMMDNYKPKYVVGNAYHKLSGRKNAANAWGPWDPEKFTVEDSAIGFITMENGASIVLEASWALNTLDVGEAKTVLCGTEGGADMENGLRINGEEYGKTFEKHISLEAGGVDFYDGAGDDPALTEATQWIESIVNDTEPVVKPEQALVVTRILEAIYKSSETGMPVFFEK
- a CDS encoding ThuA domain-containing protein, coding for MTRVTVWNEFRHERQEERILKVYPQGIHGQLASFLQEAGLDAQTATLDEPEHGLTQEVLDNTDVLIWWGHVAHQEVSDEIVNRVHQRVLQGMGLVVLHSGHMSKIFMKLMGTSCDLKWREAGEKERLWVMDPSHPIAEGIGEYIDLEQEEMYGAHFDVPAPESLIFVGWFEGGNVFPSGSTYRRGNGKIFYFQPGHESYPTYYNKEIQRVIINGVNWCAPTKRDYPVYGHSEALEPIKEKVVL